The nucleotide window GCCATGCGTTTCGCGCCTCCCGCATCCGCTGCCGCAAATCGACCAGAAATTGTGCCTAGCGATCCGCCTCATCAACGGGGACAAGCCTTGAACAAGAAACTGAAATATGCGGCGGCGGCGATCACCGTGTTTGGCGCAGCCATTTACCTCAACAACACCAATCATCTCGCCGCCCATCAGCAGAGCAAGCCCGTCCTGCTCGCGCATCGCGGCATTGCCCAGCGCTTTGACGAACGCGAGCTGAAGAACGACACCTGCACGGCAGCGCGAATGCTGCCGTCAACGCATCAATATCTGGAGAACACGATCGAATCGATGCGAGCCAGTTTTGCGGCTGGCGCCGATGTCATCGAGCTCGACGTTCACCCGACGACCGACGGCGAATTCGCGGTGTTTCACGACTGGACGGTGGATTGCCGCACCGACGGGCGCGGCGTCACGCGCGAACACTCCATGGCCTATTTGAAGAAGCTCGATATCGGCCATGGCTATACAGCCGATGGTGGCAAGACCTTTCCGTTTCGCGGCAAGGGCATCGGCCTGATGCCGACACTCGCCGAGGTGCTGGCCGCCTTTCCGCAGCAGCGGCTGCTGATCAACGTCAAGAGTCGCGACGCGTCCGAGGGCGAGAAGCTGGCGGCCGTGCTGGACAAGCTTCCCGCCGAACGCCGGGCGCAGATCATGGTCTATGGCGGCGATGAGCCGGTCGAGATCGTGCGCCAGCGCCTTCCGGATGTCCGGACGATCTCACGCGCCACGATCAAGAGCTGCCTGCTCGGCTACATCGGCTACGGTTGGAGCGGCGTGGTGCCGAAGGCCTGCCACCACGCGATGGTGATGCTGCCGATCAACGTCGCCCCATGGCTGTGGGGCTGGCCGGACCGCTTCCTCAGCCGCATGAAGGCGGCCAACAGCGAAGTCTTCGCGCTCGGCCCCTATCAAGGCGGCGAATTCTCGAGCGGAATAGATACGCCTGAACAATTTGCGCAGTTGCCGCAAAACTATTCCGGCGGCATCTGGACCAATGAGATCGAGGCCATCGCGCCGCTGGTAGGCAAATAGTGTTTAGCCGGATTGCGCTTCGCCATCCGGTCTATGGAGGTTAGCTCCGCAATCCCGGCGCCTCGTGGCCGGTGCGCGCGACATATTCGGTGTAACCGCCGCCAAATTGGTGGATGCCTTCCGGCGTCAACTCCAGCACGCGGTTGGAGAGCGCAGCGAGGAAATGCCGGTCGTGGGAGACGAACAGCATGGTCCCCTCGAACTCGGCGAGCGCATTGATCAGCATTTCCTTGGTCGCGAGATCCAGGTGGTTGGTCGGCTCGTCCAGCACCAGGAAATTCGGCGGATCGTAGAGCATTTTTGCCATCACCAGCCGCGCCTTCTCGCCGCCCGAGAGCACGCGGCATTTCTTCTCGACGTCGTCGCCGGAGAAACCAAAGCAGCCCGCGAGCGCGCGCAGCGATCCTTGTCCCGCCTGTGGGAAGGAATCCTCCAGCCACTCGAAAACCGTGCGTTCGCCGTCGAGCAGGTCCATGGCGTGCTGGGCAAAATAGCCCATCTTCACGCTGCCGCCGACCGCCACCGTGCCATCGTCGGGCTCGGCCGAGCCCGCTACCAGCTTCAGCAGCGTCGACTTGCCGGCGCCGTTGACGCCCATCACGCACCACCGCTCCCTGCGGCGGATCATGAAATCGAGGCCCTGATAGATGGTGCGGCTGCCATAGCCCTTGTGGACGTTCTTCAGGCTGACGACATCCTCGCCCGAACGCGGCGCCGGCATGAACTCGAACGCCACCGTCTGCCGCCGCTTTGGCGGCTCGACGCGCTCGATCTTGTCGAGCTTTTTCACCCGGCTCTGCACCTGCGCCGCATGCGAAGCGCGTGCCTTGAAGCGCTCGATGAACTTGATTTCCTTGGCCAGCATCGCCTGCTGGCGCTCGAACTGGGCCTGTTGCTGCTTTTCGTTCAGCGCACGCTGCTGCTCGTAGAATTCATAATTGCCGGAATAGGTGGAGAGCGTGCCGCCGTCGATCTCGACGACCTTGTTGATGATACGGTTGATGAACTCGCGGTCATGCGAAGTCATCAACAGCGCGCCCTCGTATCCCTTCAGGAACTGCTCGAGCCAGATCAGGCTCTCGAGATCGAGATGGTTGCTGGGCTCGTCGAGCAGCATCACGTCAGGCCGCATCAGCAGGATGCGCGCCAATGCGACCCGCATCTTCCAGCCGCCGGAAAGCGCGCCGACGTCGCCTTCCATCATCTCCTGGCTGAATCCCAAGCCCGACAACGCCTC belongs to Bradyrhizobium icense and includes:
- a CDS encoding glycerophosphodiester phosphodiesterase family protein, which codes for MNKKLKYAAAAITVFGAAIYLNNTNHLAAHQQSKPVLLAHRGIAQRFDERELKNDTCTAARMLPSTHQYLENTIESMRASFAAGADVIELDVHPTTDGEFAVFHDWTVDCRTDGRGVTREHSMAYLKKLDIGHGYTADGGKTFPFRGKGIGLMPTLAEVLAAFPQQRLLINVKSRDASEGEKLAAVLDKLPAERRAQIMVYGGDEPVEIVRQRLPDVRTISRATIKSCLLGYIGYGWSGVVPKACHHAMVMLPINVAPWLWGWPDRFLSRMKAANSEVFALGPYQGGEFSSGIDTPEQFAQLPQNYSGGIWTNEIEAIAPLVGK
- a CDS encoding ABC-F family ATP-binding cassette domain-containing protein, with amino-acid sequence MIRLDNVSKQVGHQILFIEASAALQKGEKIGLVGPNGAGKTTLFRMISGQELPDEGQVSLDRGITIGYFSQDVGEMSGRSAVAEVMDGAGPVSVVANELRELEAAMADPDRADEMEDIIARYGEVQHRFEELDGYALDGRAREALSGLGFSQEMMEGDVGALSGGWKMRVALARILLMRPDVMLLDEPSNHLDLESLIWLEQFLKGYEGALLMTSHDREFINRIINKVVEIDGGTLSTYSGNYEFYEQQRALNEKQQQAQFERQQAMLAKEIKFIERFKARASHAAQVQSRVKKLDKIERVEPPKRRQTVAFEFMPAPRSGEDVVSLKNVHKGYGSRTIYQGLDFMIRRRERWCVMGVNGAGKSTLLKLVAGSAEPDDGTVAVGGSVKMGYFAQHAMDLLDGERTVFEWLEDSFPQAGQGSLRALAGCFGFSGDDVEKKCRVLSGGEKARLVMAKMLYDPPNFLVLDEPTNHLDLATKEMLINALAEFEGTMLFVSHDRHFLAALSNRVLELTPEGIHQFGGGYTEYVARTGHEAPGLRS